A stretch of DNA from Triticum dicoccoides isolate Atlit2015 ecotype Zavitan chromosome 2A, WEW_v2.0, whole genome shotgun sequence:
GTAGTAGTGGTGGTGTTTAAGAGCTGTTCATGGTTGGATAGTAGGCGACGGTGGCCATGCCGCAGTTGCCGCCGTTCCCGCGCGTGAGGCGCATGTAGCCCCCCTCACCCCACCCCGTCCCCCACTGATTCTTCACCAACCAGTATTCCTGCCCGCCGCCGTCCGCCCCGTACCCCACCACCGTCACGGCGTGGTTCAGGTTCTGCCCGCACGATGAACTACCGACGAACACGCCGCTCATGTAGTGCTGAAAGTCAGGGTCCGCCTCCACGCCCACGGCCACCGGTTGGCTGGCCGCCAGCTCCCGCAGCGCGTCCTCATCGCCGTTCAGGCCCACCCAGCGGGGGGCGCCAACGGAGGCGGCCGAATTTGGCATGACGCTGCGGCACGCGCCCCGCTGGCCGGTATACGCGTAGGCTGCCTCCGGCTGCAGGCCGCCGCTTGCGGCGACGTAACGTAGGGCGGCGATGACGGAGCCACCCTTGCAGGTGCTAGTGTCGCCCGTGCAGTCGagcacctgctgctctgacatggAGATGAGGTTACCGGTGGCGATCTGTACGAGCCCCTcggtcgccgccaccgccgcgaaCGCCCAGCAACTCCCTGCACAGACGCAACGTTGTTTTTACGTACGTGTCAACATTTATTCATCTGCCAACTTTGGCCTGCAGATCCTTACCACATGAAGCTTGGTTCTTGACTTGGGTGACGGCGCCCTGGGCCCTCCAGTCCATGCTGTCCGGTGTGGACTGGAACTGAGCCTTGGACATGTTCACCGCGGCCACCGGCGTGTCCTCGGGACGGAGCCCGCCCGGCTGGTGACGGTACCCGAGGTGCTTCTCCACGAACTCTTCGTTGGTGAGGTCGGAGAACTGGTTGAGCCCGAGGGTGTACGTCCGGTTGCCCGCCCGGTTGACAGCGTCTACGTGGCGCGCGTTGGCCGCGAACACCTCCTGCCGGTGCAATTTCTCGGCAGCGTCGGTGTACGCGCGCCCGTACTTGGCCATCCACCGCTCGTGCCGGGCGGCCAGCGCGTCCCCTCGCGCCGCGGCAGCGCCGACAAAGGCAGTGGCGGCCACGAGCGCGAGCAGAAGCGCGAGCAGTGTGCCGTCGTGGCGGCGAGAGCTGTTACTGTGAATCGGCGCCATttttctagctagctagctagctagtttgcTTGCTTCTTCTGGCAATGCAATGGCTTACGAGCGAGCTGCTCCTACTAAGCACGTAGCAACCATGCTGCCCGCGCTTCTATTTATACGCGCGCGCATGGCGAGCAAGACGGGGCATACGAGCGGATTCCATACTTTTCGTCGATGGATCCGCGCGCGTTCATACGCCATAGTCGTACGTACGTATTGACTGGGAGTCCATGGATGTTTGTATCCGACGACGGTGCTTGTTCTCGTCTCTCTgtatactcttcttcttcttcttcttctacttctccaAAAAAAATTCTTGTTTCCCCGATGGTGAGGCAAAGTGCTCTGTCCACATGCCTATACCGTCGCACacgcttagggcatgtacaatggttgataagatagttttatcttaagttttgcatgtaatttagatatgacaaagaaaaatgtctacaatgggtcatctcttagccttatcttcaataattagcaattcctaaaaatgtggtgagacatattgtgctaagagatcatctcttgtcttatcaAGAGAAGACAAGTCttctcttatgagttctctcttctCCACCTCATTATTTATTCTACGTGGTActtctaagatagcaccattgtacatgctcttagagCTGGAGTAGTACGTTCCTGCGAGATCGGAATTGGCCGGATCGGCGTGCAGTACTCTCCCATATAGTTTGGCCGATGTATGTGGTCTGGATTACAAGTTTGGCTTATATTTTCATAGGAGAACGACAAAACACATGACTTCTCATTCTATCAAAAAATTGTGGTAGATACATCAAATGTACTAGTATAAAGCAAGAAAATGTACATGGCTAACTTTTTTTTCTTGATCTATGATAAAAGTTCGCCGGAAGTACAAAaaatctcaaacataataaaaatccaTTTCTGATTTGGTACACTGCCGCTAAACACAAAGACGGCTCAAATTAGCCCATGCCTCTTCATAAAAAAAGGCACGATGGTCATATTTTATAAAACATTTCGCTCACTGTATACGTATACGCTGTACATGGAGTAGTGTTTATCTTTTTCTTTTAACCATCAAAAAATAGGTGCATGAAGTAGATTTCAAACTCCAAACCTCTTGGATCCCTTCCACCCACTACAACAAACTGGGCAGCTCACTTGGTGTGCCTAATTACTTCTTTTATTCGTTTTGTTGCGCATCCTCTTAGTCTGGCCTCccttttttggtttttttttcaattttattcGCCTTTTATTTATAAGCCACGGTTCAAAACGTGGGGGAGTGGAATTGTTTGCGCTCGCCTTTCCCACTTCCCAGCAAATAACTGCGCACGTACGCGCGCAATAACTGCCTCGAGAATGGCAACCGACTTGCGGACGTCGCAATAAATCCGCGCGCATGGGCCGAGGGCGTGCGGCCGCAGGCCCCAGCACGCcgccctgtcccgtcgcgcgcgtggcctgtcaggcccctccggctcCCAGACGCCACGCGTCGCCCGCGCGAAGCCCAAAAGATTGCCTCAAAGATTAGGTGGACTCCTCAGTTTCCCGCCGCTGCTAGGATGCCGCGATCCGGCTTCCGTaagccggcacacagtgggtgttgccggacccgtcgGTCATAAAATTTGCCTCCTTCAAAGGGGGAAACTGCGAAAGCCCTCCCATCCGAAGTCGGCAGACCttctcagcttcggggactactgtcagggggatgaaccccgggcaggcaacggaaccgggATCCATTTCAAAAAACGAtggggccagcatcgcccctcaagccggctcgcgcttggccgggtcgctcgacccggccaagtccctcgacccggcctaatCCTCAACTCGGCCCCAACAGCCAGCTCAAGACAGCCGAGCCCGGCATACCAAGACTTCTCCAACAAGCCAGCTCCTCCCTTGGCGTGTTCTCCAACCTGGCCGAGGGTCAGCTCATGTCCCATcccagccgtacgatgggacgagtctccacCAACTGATGACCAAAGCCATAgtaccccgcccatgcctctggtcagccagacgaggcaacagtgcccccacctacccgctgaccagggccagcGTGGCAACAATGCACCCATCGTCACCAATGAcgccagcaagcggcgacctgacggagcgccactgtagccgactcaacccggccactccctgacgatcgacaagacggccaaCAGTGCCCCCGTACCCGGCGGGTCCCACACCCGGGGAACCCGGCGAGGCCTGGTACCCGGTGGGTCCCAGCACCGGGTTCCTGGACACTGACGACCCGGCCCTACAACCTTGtaaaattaccattgtaccccgagGGTTTGGCCTATAAAATCCCCCAGGAACCCTCATGCATACGGGCGGATCAACTCTTTCACTCGCATAGGCGATCACTCACACACACCTAGTAAGCAACACCTGAGGGGAGGGAgctgcctaagccttggccagccttctctcttcctccatacagctctaggagcaaccctgtactgttacatataaaccacactcggcaggattaggagtgttatctctccagagagccccgaacctgggtatgtcttgcgtcccgcgctctctcatgccgacctcgcctctgcAGCCCACTAGTGccttcgagcctcctcctctctttagccatcccttggcatctgccgtgcgcccaccacgacacaaACATTTGACTAAAAAGGTGAAAATAACCAAATTACCAAATTCTCTAGTTTGATAGCTCTTTGTGCATACTATCCTCCTGCGTTGCTCCCTTCAATTTATCCACTTTGCTCATGATGCTGAACGCCGAAAAGTATTGTAGATGCCAATGAATTGAATGTTATCTATCGTTCATTCCCCTTTTATAGTGCACCTttaacaacacaatgaacacgtgAATTCCATCAGCTAAGCACATTATAGATACATTTGATTTATTCTGTAAAGGCAAATATAATTACACAGTGCAGTAAAAAAGGAGAGCCGAAGGCTTTGAATATGTAGAAGATAATGCAAAGGTAATTCACTAACCTCAACTAAAGCTGACATGCCAAGTATTTCCCACATTTTCAGCATTCATTTGATATGGCGATCCGGTAACACGGTAACAATTAGTAGAACATTATCTGCTCCTTTGGACCATGCATTTTAAAACTGCCAAGCATGGATGATGAACTCTCTGTGTACAGAAGAAGACACTATGTTCAGAACAACATATCATGAACCTTCTTTTCGTTTGAAATTCTACTGAACCTCATGAGCCTTTCATGCATTTGAATTATAACATATGGCGAGGTATACAATACCTTCACTACATTGTGCATAGCCTCAAGTAGTCAAAACTTCTCTGGTTACATGTTATAAAGGTATTCTTTGTTGTA
This window harbors:
- the LOC119351855 gene encoding ervatamin-C-like, with translation MAPIHSNSSRRHDGTLLALLLALVAATAFVGAAAARGDALAARHERWMAKYGRAYTDAAEKLHRQEVFAANARHVDAVNRAGNRTYTLGLNQFSDLTNEEFVEKHLGYRHQPGGLRPEDTPVAAVNMSKAQFQSTPDSMDWRAQGAVTQVKNQASCGSCWAFAAVAATEGLVQIATGNLISMSEQQVLDCTGDTSTCKGGSVIAALRYVAASGGLQPEAAYAYTGQRGACRSVMPNSAASVGAPRWVGLNGDEDALRELAASQPVAVGVEADPDFQHYMSGVFVGSSSCGQNLNHAVTVVGYGADGGGQEYWLVKNQWGTGWGEGGYMRLTRGNGGNCGMATVAYYPTMNSS